TCGAGGTGGTCGACGACTTCCTCCCGTGGAACGCGGGCCGCTGGCACCTCGCAGGCGGACCGGACGGCGCTTCCTGCGAGTCCGTCACGCGCGACGCCGACCTCACCCTTGACGTCCGGGACCTCGGCGCCGTCTACCTCGGTCGCCCGTCGCTCAAGCGGCTCGGCCGGGCAGGCCTGGTCTCCGAGCACACCCCGGGCTCGCTCGCCGCGACTGCGGAAGCGTTTTCCACATCCCGGCTCCCCTTCCTCGACACAGCCTTTTGAGGGGGTAGCCTGCCCAGATGCAGACGCAGCGTCGGGGTGCGCTCGCGGTGGTTGCCGTGGTGCTCGTGGGGCTCGTCGTGGCCGGCTTCGTCGTGCTCGCCTCCGCGAGTGGGCCGGTGCGCCCGATCAGCGACAGCACGCTGAGTGCCAGCCCGCGACCGCTGCCGACCTTCTCGGTGAGCGAAACGCCGCCGGAGCAGTCACAGCCGACGCCGCGCGTGCTCCCGCAGAGCGAGACGCCGGGCTGGGTGCTGTCGTTGTGGCAGGCCGTGGTCTACCTGATCATCGCGGCGGTGGTGGGGTTCATCCTGCTGATCATCGTCCGCGTCGTGCGCCGGGTCCGGCTTCCGCACCTGGAGGCCGAAGAGCCTGATTGGGAGCGGATGAAGGCGGAGCGACTGGCCGAGGCGGTCGACACGGGCCTGGCTCGCATCGACAGCGGTACGGCGACCGACGCCGTCGTCGCGTGCTGGGTCGCGTTGGAGGAGGCGGCCGCTTCGGCCGGCGTACCGCGGGATCCGTCGGAGACTCCGGCCGAATTCACTGTGCGGGTGCTCGGGATCGGCGGGATCTCCGAGCCGCAGCTGATCCGGCTCGGTGAGTTGTACCGCGAGGCGCGGTACTCGACGCACGGCTCGAGCGAGCAGGCGCGGACCGAGGCTCGCGCGTCCCTGCTGCGACTGCGCGACGAGCTCGCGGCAGCTCATCCCGAGGAGGCGGGAGCCTCATGACGTCGTACAGCTGGACTCCGTTGGAGGAGAAGGGGCCGCCGCCGGAGGTCAAGCGGAGGTCGTTGCTGCCGAGCAAGCTGCTTCTGCAGCACCTTGGTGTGGCTGTGGTGGTGAGCTTGCTGCTCGTGACCGTGTTCGCCGCTGCCGGTATGGCGCCGCGGCCGCTGTGGTTCGTGGTGGCGGCGCTCGCTGTCGGCGTCGTGTCACTGGCGGTCCGGCTGGTGGTGCCGCAGACCCTTGAGACGAGCTGGCCCGGTCGGAACGACGACAAGCTGGCCGCGCTGCGGACCCGGACCAACGACAACCGGACGCAGTTCATCGCCACCTGGTTGCAGGAGTCGAGCCGCGAACGGCGTGCCGGTGAAGGCTCGCAGACCTTCGTCCGCCGGGTCCGCCCGCTGCTGCTCGAGCTGGCCACCGACCGCCTGGTGCACCGCCACGGCGTCGACCCCGAGCGCGAGCCTGACCAGGCCCGCGCGATCACCGGCGACCGGCTCTGGCAGCTGATCGCCGGCGACGACAAACGCACCGCGTCCCTCGACGAGATCGAGTACGCGATCCACACCATCGAGAACCTGTGAGGGAGACCAGTGACCGACGCAGCGACTGAGGGCGAGCTGAAGCTCGGTGAGGTGACCGAGCTGAGCCGGCAGGTGCTGGAGCGGGTCAGCCAGGCCGTGGTCGGGAAGGCCGAGGCACTGGAACTGGTGCTCGCGGGCATCCTGGCCGGCGGGCACGTGCTGCTCGAGGACTACCCGGGGCTGGCGAAAACGCTGGCCGCGCGGTCGTTCGCGCAGGCGCTCGGGCTGGAGTTCCGGCGGGTGCAGTTCACGCCCGACCTGCTGCCGTCGGACGTGACCGGCGCGTTCGTGTACGACCAGAAGGACTCCGAGTTCGTCTTCCGGCCGGGCCCGATCTTCACCGGCCTGCTGCTGGCCGACGAGATCAACCGGACGCCTCCGAAGACTCAGGCCGCACTGCTGGAGTCCATGCAGGAGCACCAGGTCACGGTCGAGGGGCAGACGTTCCCGCTGCCCGTGCCGTTCCATGTGCTCGCGACCGCGAACCCGGTGGAGTATGAGGGCACGTACCCGCTCCCGGAGGCGCAGCTCGACCGGTTCATGCTGCGGATCGGCTTCGGCTACCCGAGCCCCGCGGAGGAGTGGGAGGTACTGCGGCGCCGGATGAGTCGTCGTACTGAGGACCAGTCGGTCGAGGCGGCAACGGATGCCGCCGGCCTGCGCGCCGCGCAACGTGCCGTGGAGCGGGTGACCGTGGACGACACGGTCGGTCAGTACTGCGTCGATCTCGCCACCGCGACCCGGCGGGACTCGCAGGTGCTCGTCGGGGCATCGCCACGTGGCTCGCTGGCGTTGCTGCTGACGGCACGCGCGTACGCCGTGATCAAGGGCCGGGACTACGTCGTACCGGAGGATGTGAAGGCGGTCGCGGTGCCTGCGTTGGCGCACCGGATCACCGTGCGGCCCGAGCTCTGGCTGCACGAGGTCACCGGAGCGACAGTGGTGCGGACGGTGCTCGGCTCGGTTGCCGCACCGCCCACCGTGGTAGGCACCAGCGCATGAGTTGGCGGCCGACGCACGCGCAGGTCCGGGCGGTTTGTGTCGCTGCGGTGCTGGTCGGCGCCGCCGTGCTGCTGCGGCGCCCGGATGCGGCCGTGTTCGGTCTGCCGCTGGCGTTCCTCGCGGTGTGGGGGCGCTTCTTCCGGCCGCGGGAGCGCCCGGAGGTGCATACCGAGCTGGACGCGGACGTGCTGTTCGAAGGGCAGGGTACGACGTACCGGATGCGGGTGCCGGAGTCCGTCGATCCCGA
This Kribbella sp. NBC_00482 DNA region includes the following protein-coding sequences:
- a CDS encoding AAA family ATPase, which gives rise to MTDAATEGELKLGEVTELSRQVLERVSQAVVGKAEALELVLAGILAGGHVLLEDYPGLAKTLAARSFAQALGLEFRRVQFTPDLLPSDVTGAFVYDQKDSEFVFRPGPIFTGLLLADEINRTPPKTQAALLESMQEHQVTVEGQTFPLPVPFHVLATANPVEYEGTYPLPEAQLDRFMLRIGFGYPSPAEEWEVLRRRMSRRTEDQSVEAATDAAGLRAAQRAVERVTVDDTVGQYCVDLATATRRDSQVLVGASPRGSLALLLTARAYAVIKGRDYVVPEDVKAVAVPALAHRITVRPELWLHEVTGATVVRTVLGSVAAPPTVVGTSA
- a CDS encoding DUF4129 domain-containing protein, yielding MQTQRRGALAVVAVVLVGLVVAGFVVLASASGPVRPISDSTLSASPRPLPTFSVSETPPEQSQPTPRVLPQSETPGWVLSLWQAVVYLIIAAVVGFILLIIVRVVRRVRLPHLEAEEPDWERMKAERLAEAVDTGLARIDSGTATDAVVACWVALEEAAASAGVPRDPSETPAEFTVRVLGIGGISEPQLIRLGELYREARYSTHGSSEQARTEARASLLRLRDELAAAHPEEAGAS